One window of Streptococcus suis genomic DNA carries:
- a CDS encoding energy-coupling factor transporter transmembrane protein EcfT: protein MDKLILGRYIPGDSLLHRLDPRSKLLAMFAFLLIIFWANNLVTNALLIAFVLGLILLSRIRLSFFINGVKPMIGIILFTTFFQIFFTPGTRVLWEFWIFKLSVEGLQQAAVIFVRFVLIIFFSTLLTLTTTPLSLADGIEAGLAPLKKIKVPVHEIGLMLSMSLRFVPTLMDDTTRIMNAQRARGVDFNEGNIIQKVKSVIPILIPLFASSFKRADALATAMEARGYQGGDGRTKYRVLDWKLADSLAILTMICLGLLLYFLKTP, encoded by the coding sequence ATGGATAAGTTAATTTTAGGTCGCTACATTCCTGGTGACTCGCTGTTGCATCGCCTAGACCCTCGAAGTAAGCTCTTGGCCATGTTTGCCTTTCTGTTAATTATTTTCTGGGCCAATAATCTGGTAACCAATGCGCTGTTGATTGCCTTTGTTCTCGGTTTGATTTTGCTCTCTCGCATTCGCTTGTCCTTTTTCATCAATGGTGTCAAGCCCATGATTGGGATTATCCTGTTTACCACTTTCTTCCAGATTTTCTTTACACCAGGAACAAGGGTTTTGTGGGAATTCTGGATTTTCAAATTGTCGGTGGAAGGTTTGCAACAGGCGGCAGTGATTTTTGTGCGCTTTGTCCTGATTATCTTCTTTTCAACTCTCCTAACTCTGACAACGACACCACTTAGTTTGGCAGATGGTATTGAGGCGGGGCTTGCTCCTCTCAAGAAAATCAAGGTGCCAGTTCATGAAATTGGGCTTATGTTGTCCATGAGTTTGCGTTTTGTGCCGACCTTGATGGACGACACGACTCGGATTATGAATGCTCAGCGGGCGCGTGGTGTTGACTTCAATGAAGGAAATATCATTCAAAAGGTTAAGTCTGTTATCCCTATTTTGATACCGCTTTTTGCATCTAGTTTTAAGCGAGCAGATGCCCTGGCGACAGCTATGGAGGCTCGAGGTTATCAGGGGGGCGATGGCCGGACCAAGTATCGGGTACTGGATTGGAAGTTGGCAGATAGCCTAGCAATTCTGACTATGATTTGTTTGGGATTGCTCTTATATTTTTTGAAAACCCCTTAA
- a CDS encoding energy-coupling factor transporter ATPase, protein MGIHLQEVSYTYQAGTPFEGRALFGVDLEIVDGSYTALIGHTGSGKSTILQLLNGLNVPTEGSVVIDDVVITGTSQNKDIKQVRKKVGLVFQFPESQVFDETVLQDVAFGPQNFGVSKEEAEKIAREKLALVGISEEVYDRSPFDLSGGQMRRVAIAGILAMEPSVLVLDEPTAGLDPAGRQELMDIFKKLHANGMTIVLVTHLMDDVANYADFVYIMEKGKLVRSGKPIDVFQEVDFLESIQLGVPKITKFAANLERRGFVFERLPITIEEFTRMVTHG, encoded by the coding sequence ATGGGAATTCATCTCCAAGAAGTAAGCTATACCTATCAGGCCGGCACTCCTTTTGAGGGGCGGGCGCTTTTTGGTGTTGATTTGGAGATTGTGGACGGGTCCTATACGGCATTGATTGGTCATACTGGATCCGGGAAGTCGACGATTTTACAGCTTTTGAATGGTCTTAATGTACCGACAGAAGGCAGTGTGGTCATCGATGATGTGGTTATCACGGGCACATCTCAAAATAAGGATATCAAGCAGGTGCGTAAGAAAGTCGGCTTGGTCTTTCAGTTTCCAGAAAGCCAGGTCTTTGATGAGACTGTCTTGCAGGATGTGGCATTCGGTCCGCAGAATTTTGGTGTTTCTAAGGAAGAGGCTGAGAAGATTGCGCGTGAAAAATTGGCTCTGGTTGGTATTTCAGAGGAAGTCTATGACCGCAGTCCCTTTGATTTGTCTGGAGGTCAGATGCGCCGTGTAGCCATTGCGGGCATCCTGGCTATGGAACCGTCTGTTTTAGTTCTGGATGAGCCGACTGCTGGTTTGGATCCGGCTGGTCGTCAAGAGCTGATGGATATTTTCAAGAAACTCCATGCGAATGGGATGACCATTGTCTTGGTGACGCATCTGATGGATGACGTGGCTAATTATGCTGATTTTGTCTACATCATGGAAAAGGGCAAGCTGGTTCGTTCTGGCAAGCCGATTGATGTTTTCCAAGAGGTTGATTTTTTGGAATCGATTCAGCTGGGTGTTCCCAAAATCACCAAGTTTGCTGCCAATCTGGAGCGCAGGGGCTTTGTTTTTGAGCGCTTGCCTATTACGATTGAGGAATTTACAAGGATGGTGACGCATGGATAA
- a CDS encoding peptidoglycan-binding protein LysM: MTFTKKLKNVIIGVATALVALTAGVAIADTYHSEFSIADFVDQSTNSSAVAAKEDTIKKTYESKEEKKVSDVKKEEKKPESTEESTTTEASKAEEVAPATETSQVASPETTPEVQQPVVQVAQPEYQQVQVQQVATEAVQAQPVAQVQAAQPVVTVGVGEAAAKEFIAQKESGGSYTAQNGIYYGRYQLTSSYLNGDFSPENQERVADNYVLQRYGSWENAYQFWIANGWY; encoded by the coding sequence ATGACATTTACAAAAAAATTGAAAAATGTAATTATCGGAGTAGCGACCGCCCTCGTAGCACTTACAGCTGGCGTTGCTATCGCTGATACCTACCATTCTGAATTTAGCATTGCTGATTTTGTTGACCAATCTACCAATTCTTCAGCTGTTGCAGCCAAAGAGGATACGATAAAGAAAACATATGAATCCAAGGAAGAGAAAAAGGTTTCTGATGTAAAAAAAGAAGAAAAGAAGCCAGAGAGTACTGAGGAAAGTACGACGACTGAAGCTTCCAAAGCGGAAGAAGTTGCTCCAGCTACAGAAACAAGTCAAGTAGCTAGCCCTGAGACAACCCCAGAAGTACAACAGCCCGTTGTTCAAGTTGCTCAACCTGAATATCAACAAGTACAGGTGCAACAAGTTGCTACTGAAGCTGTCCAAGCCCAACCTGTAGCTCAGGTTCAAGCAGCCCAGCCAGTTGTTACTGTAGGTGTCGGTGAAGCAGCTGCCAAAGAATTTATTGCTCAAAAAGAGTCTGGTGGCAGCTATACAGCTCAAAATGGTATCTACTATGGTCGTTACCAGCTCACAAGTTCTTACCTAAATGGTGATTTTTCACCTGAAAACCAGGAGCGTGTAGCAGACAACTATGTATTGCAACGTTACGGTTCATGGGAAAATGCCTACCAGTTCTGGATTGCCAATGGTTGGTATTAA
- a CDS encoding LPXTG cell wall anchor domain-containing protein produces MSNNTIKFSLRKTSIGLLSLAAIAVAGTATVSAAEVEVANVTAHGTGVTADPIPTFDLNTGELTAKGSSVLNSDYKPALDPSTVDIHVHGEGTTTEVPEVKLAFENGEPYVYATGTGVTASAELPALDPSTVDIQVNGEGVTAPALEEAKVALDENGLYLTNVPTEAPTAEALPTVQIGGKDGDYYLYTNGEGTTAAELPTIDPSTIEGAIETAKGESVKAPVLPSIDPASLVAPAPAVVTPAPAVVTPAPAAVTPAPAAVTPAPAAVTPAPAAVTPAPAAVTPAPAAVTSAAVASEPVAKTTSTTAATLPNTGQTNSLVYLLPALGLLGAAAVVAKKKEI; encoded by the coding sequence ATGTCAAATAATACAATCAAGTTTTCACTTAGAAAAACTTCAATCGGTTTGTTGTCACTAGCAGCAATTGCTGTTGCAGGTACAGCAACTGTATCTGCAGCTGAAGTTGAGGTTGCTAACGTTACAGCGCATGGTACCGGTGTAACAGCTGATCCAATTCCAACGTTTGATTTGAATACAGGTGAATTGACAGCTAAAGGTTCAAGCGTATTGAATTCTGACTACAAACCAGCTTTGGATCCAAGCACAGTTGATATCCACGTTCATGGAGAAGGAACTACTACAGAGGTCCCAGAAGTTAAACTTGCTTTTGAAAATGGCGAACCATATGTTTATGCTACAGGTACTGGTGTAACAGCTTCTGCAGAACTACCAGCTTTGGACCCAAGCACAGTTGATATTCAAGTAAATGGTGAAGGCGTTACTGCACCAGCTTTGGAAGAAGCTAAAGTAGCCTTGGATGAGAATGGTTTGTATCTTACAAATGTACCAACTGAAGCACCAACAGCAGAAGCACTTCCAACAGTTCAAATTGGTGGTAAAGACGGTGACTATTACCTTTATACAAACGGTGAAGGTACGACAGCTGCAGAATTGCCAACAATCGATCCTTCAACGATTGAAGGAGCAATCGAAACAGCTAAAGGTGAGAGTGTAAAAGCTCCAGTACTTCCATCAATCGACCCAGCTAGCCTTGTTGCTCCAGCACCAGCAGTAGTTACTCCAGCACCAGCAGTAGTTACTCCAGCACCAGCAGCAGTTACTCCAGCACCAGCAGCAGTTACTCCAGCACCAGCAGCAGTTACTCCAGCACCAGCAGCAGTTACTCCAGCACCAGCAGCAGTTACTCCGGCACCAGCAGCGGTAACTTCAGCAGCAGTAGCTTCAGAACCAGTTGCTAAAACTACTTCTACTACTGCAGCAACACTCCCAAATACTGGTCAAACAAATAGTCTTGTGTATTTGCTTCCAGCATTGGGTCTCCTTGGTGCAGCAGCAGTTGTAGCTAAGAAAAAAGAAATCTAA
- a CDS encoding energy-coupling factor transporter ATPase produces the protein MTDIIQVKHLKYKYEEEAENYTLNDVTFHVKQGEWLSIIGHNGSGKSTTVRLIDGLLEAESGDIFIDGDKLTVDNVWDKRRLIGMVFQNPDNQFVGATVEDDVAFGLENQGIPLAEMRQRVQEALELVGMDDFKIREPARLSGGQKQRVAIAGVVALRPKIIILDEATSMLDPEGRLDLIQIVKDIKDQHGMTVISITHDLDEVALSDRVIVMKNGQVESISTPADLFMRDDLADLDLAQPFTAELAQSLRQAGLAVPLRYFTEEELEETVWEFISKK, from the coding sequence ATGACAGATATTATCCAAGTAAAGCATCTCAAGTATAAATACGAAGAAGAAGCTGAAAATTATACCTTAAACGACGTGACGTTTCACGTGAAACAGGGGGAATGGTTGTCCATTATCGGCCACAATGGTTCAGGAAAGTCAACGACGGTTCGTCTGATTGATGGTCTTTTGGAGGCTGAGTCTGGAGATATTTTTATCGATGGAGATAAGTTGACTGTTGACAATGTTTGGGACAAGCGTCGCTTGATTGGTATGGTTTTCCAAAATCCAGATAATCAATTCGTCGGGGCAACGGTTGAGGACGATGTGGCCTTTGGTTTGGAAAACCAAGGCATCCCCTTGGCTGAAATGCGTCAGCGCGTCCAGGAGGCGCTTGAATTGGTTGGAATGGATGATTTCAAGATTAGAGAACCAGCTCGTCTATCTGGCGGTCAGAAACAACGTGTTGCCATTGCTGGTGTGGTTGCCTTGCGTCCAAAGATTATTATTTTGGACGAGGCGACCTCCATGCTGGATCCAGAGGGGCGCCTGGACTTGATTCAGATTGTTAAAGATATTAAGGATCAGCATGGCATGACGGTTATCTCCATTACACATGACCTGGATGAGGTAGCGCTTAGTGATCGGGTTATTGTTATGAAAAATGGTCAAGTAGAGTCGATTTCGACACCAGCTGACTTGTTTATGCGGGACGATTTGGCTGATTTGGACTTGGCCCAGCCCTTTACGGCAGAATTGGCCCAGTCCTTGCGTCAGGCTGGACTAGCTGTTCCGCTCCGCTATTTTACAGAGGAAGAATTAGAGGAAACTGTATGGGAATTCATCTCCAAGAAGTAA